The Chlorogloeopsis sp. ULAP01 genome window below encodes:
- a CDS encoding iron uptake porin has product MSVKQCLRQRIYVPRLLAGGLASWSIFSQICLPAPANSLLPQKRLSPVTKISSWQAELLPHSHSQSINIGTDSDLQNKQTSVSELSDIKPTDWAYQALRALIERYGVIFGYADGTFRGNRPLSRYEFAAALAATLEQVEGLIANGEDDRYIQEDAIVLRRLQTDYRLALEDLQQRINRIDARTLELNANQFSTTTKLQGQQIIALSDGSDANKTVISRSRLTLSTSFNQQDLLVTQLESGNNGGDATGLAQQEQRNLLGVTGLIANGGGLDYAEVESSVKLRRLYYTFRPWQDVALTFGAKMLPRDFIDRNRYANNEAIDFSSSFFLNNPLIVQNQIDRNGGAGAAILWNPSGSNLTLRSLYIAADANLPNGNTTEGGLFGDRYQASVEVEYSPSNQITLRLQYTNALINNTDINAFGINAEYALNRNTGIFGRFGFGSYNGFNTAINENLDLHPFSWAVGLGSRNFMLPGTVAGIAIGQPFVSNDLGSATQTNFEAFYNLQLSDNLSITPTFSLVTNPDNDSSKGTIWQSTLRSVFSF; this is encoded by the coding sequence GTTCTTGGCAAGCCGAGTTATTACCCCATTCTCACTCTCAGTCTATTAATATTGGCACGGATTCTGATTTGCAAAATAAGCAAACTTCAGTTTCTGAACTATCTGATATTAAGCCGACAGATTGGGCTTATCAGGCGTTGCGAGCGCTCATCGAACGTTATGGTGTCATCTTTGGTTACGCAGATGGCACCTTTCGCGGTAACCGTCCTCTCAGCCGCTACGAGTTTGCAGCAGCCCTCGCCGCTACCCTAGAACAAGTAGAAGGTTTGATTGCCAATGGTGAGGACGATCGCTATATCCAAGAAGACGCGATCGTTTTAAGGCGGTTGCAAACAGACTATAGATTGGCTTTGGAAGATTTACAGCAGCGTATCAATAGAATAGATGCACGCACCCTTGAACTAAATGCGAATCAATTTTCTACCACGACCAAGCTGCAAGGTCAACAAATTATTGCTCTTAGTGATGGTAGTGATGCTAACAAAACTGTTATCTCCCGTTCCCGCTTAACCCTTTCTACAAGCTTCAACCAACAAGATTTATTAGTAACTCAATTAGAATCTGGCAACAATGGTGGTGATGCCACTGGTTTGGCGCAACAAGAACAGCGCAACCTTTTAGGAGTTACTGGTTTGATTGCCAACGGTGGTGGACTTGATTATGCAGAAGTTGAATCTTCTGTCAAGCTCAGACGCTTGTACTACACTTTTCGCCCTTGGCAAGATGTAGCATTAACCTTTGGTGCCAAAATGTTGCCGCGAGATTTTATTGATCGCAACAGATATGCTAATAACGAGGCCATAGATTTTAGTTCTAGCTTTTTTTTGAATAATCCCCTAATTGTTCAAAACCAAATTGATCGCAATGGTGGTGCAGGCGCTGCTATTTTGTGGAATCCTAGTGGCAGTAACTTGACTTTGCGATCGCTCTACATTGCGGCTGATGCGAATCTACCCAATGGCAATACTACAGAAGGTGGTTTATTTGGCGATCGCTATCAAGCAAGTGTAGAAGTCGAATACTCACCCAGTAATCAGATAACTCTAAGATTACAATATACAAATGCTTTAATTAATAATACTGATATTAACGCCTTTGGTATTAATGCTGAGTATGCATTAAACCGCAATACAGGCATCTTCGGTCGCTTCGGATTTGGTAGTTATAATGGATTCAACACTGCCATCAATGAAAATTTAGATTTACATCCCTTTAGTTGGGCGGTTGGTTTGGGTTCTCGTAACTTTATGCTTCCTGGTACTGTTGCAGGTATAGCTATTGGTCAACCCTTTGTCAGCAATGATCTAGGCAGCGCCACTCAAACTAATTTTGAGGCATTCTACAATCTCCAACTTAGTGACAACCTTAGTATTACCCCCACATTTTCACTAGTCACAAATCCTGATAACGATAGCTCTAAAGGTACTATTTGGCAAAGCACCCTCAGAAGTGTGTTTTCGTTTTAA